One genomic segment of Francisella persica ATCC VR-331 includes these proteins:
- the rplX gene encoding 50S ribosomal protein L24 has translation MNRLKKGDDVIVIAGKDKGRRGVVKSFARGGSLVLVEGINVVKKHIKPNPNRGIEGGIVEKELPIDASNVAIFNPATEKVDRVGYKFVDEKKVRYFKSSGELVDL, from the coding sequence ATGAATAGATTAAAAAAAGGCGATGATGTAATAGTTATCGCTGGTAAAGATAAGGGACGCAGAGGAGTTGTTAAGTCATTTGCTAGAGGCGGTTCTTTAGTTTTGGTTGAAGGTATAAATGTTGTTAAAAAACATATTAAGCCTAACCCAAATAGAGGTATCGAAGGTGGTATTGTTGAAAAAGAGCTTCCTATCGATGCATCTAACGTTGCTATCTTTAACCCAGCTACTGAGAAAGTAGATAGAGTGGGTTATAAGTTTGTTGATGAGAAAAAGGTTCGCTATTTCAAGTCTAGTGGCGAGCTTGTAGACTTATAG